A portion of the Streptomyces platensis genome contains these proteins:
- a CDS encoding sensor histidine kinase, which produces MRFRGKSVRRKIVALLLVPLVSLTSMWAFMTYLTGREADQLLDVGNVVQKLGYPVEDVVQALQRERRQSLLYLADRRGADALGELRARSRATDEAVTRLRTDAGTRDVREDLTGDTGHRMRGILKGLSGLGSLRAQVEDNTVSRDEALEGYNSLVDPSYDFLAALHALENVEMDKQGRALVIVTRAREAVAREDALMSAVLASGSMSKRDLRALSDLVAERRVLYETSLPMLPAKDRGLYADYWRSAPARELTSYEDRVIAAGAQGGPGRVNAERWNTAAKKVLGDLQRMGKAAGDRYQERVAPVATNILLKAAIAGVLGFVAVLVSIIVSFRIGRRHVRDLIRLRKAAHDVSGVRLPSVMRRLAAGEQIDVETEAPRLVFGQDETGQVGQALNTLQRAAIEAAVKQSEMRRGVSEVFVNLARRSQVLLHRQLTLLDAMERRTEDTDELADLFRIDHLTTRMRRHAEGLVILSGAAPSRQWRKPIQLMDVVRAAVAEVEDYERIEVRRMPRLAVDGPAVSDLTHLIAELLENATVFSPPHTAVQVLGERVANGYTLEIHDRGLGMAPDLLLEANLRLAETPEFELSDTDRLGLFVVSRLAQRQNVRVSLQPSPYGGTTAVVFLPGTLLTETADGGRDDDEPAPGASVGNELEHAAGKLAALAQRPVPRPERERDPAVIDGPVELEAPLGPDEPAPDEEDGLFRKRERGRDPKGPAAPAGSSSAPRGIAPVPPAPEGEQHQQTRDQAPGGPAPLPRRRRPPVLVSDHGRTVDDRDARRRRDTERPGPDGSGRAADRPSSSAAPQDPAPDAPQRAGGPDTPAPTTSTGLPRRVRQASLAPQLKADAAEPAEARGTVPAADDRDAEAVRAKMASLQRGWQRGRRDNGEEPRATGTPPRGEDPAADTTGPDRTGPDARDTVDHDGDVTGSTAPPGTTSGGDGP; this is translated from the coding sequence ATGCGCTTTCGCGGGAAGTCGGTCCGCCGGAAGATCGTGGCGTTGCTGCTCGTACCGTTGGTGTCCCTGACGTCCATGTGGGCGTTCATGACCTACCTCACCGGGCGGGAGGCCGACCAGCTGCTGGACGTCGGCAACGTCGTACAGAAGCTGGGGTATCCGGTCGAGGACGTCGTCCAGGCCCTGCAACGCGAGCGCCGGCAAAGCCTGCTGTACCTCGCCGACCGGCGCGGCGCCGACGCGCTCGGCGAACTGCGGGCACGGTCCCGGGCCACCGACGAGGCCGTCACCCGGCTCCGCACCGACGCCGGCACCCGCGACGTCCGCGAGGACCTCACCGGCGACACCGGCCACCGGATGCGCGGCATCCTCAAGGGCCTGTCCGGACTCGGCTCGCTGCGCGCCCAGGTCGAGGACAACACCGTCTCCCGCGACGAGGCCCTGGAGGGCTACAACTCCCTCGTCGACCCCAGCTATGACTTCCTCGCCGCGCTCCACGCCCTGGAGAACGTGGAGATGGACAAGCAGGGCCGGGCGCTGGTCATCGTCACCCGCGCCCGGGAGGCCGTCGCCCGCGAGGACGCCCTGATGTCCGCGGTGCTCGCCTCCGGCAGTATGAGCAAGCGCGATCTGCGGGCGTTGTCCGACCTGGTCGCCGAGCGCCGGGTCCTCTACGAGACCAGCCTGCCCATGCTGCCCGCGAAGGACCGCGGCCTCTACGCGGACTACTGGCGCTCCGCACCGGCCCGCGAGCTGACGTCCTACGAGGACCGGGTGATCGCCGCCGGTGCCCAGGGCGGACCGGGAAGGGTCAACGCCGAACGCTGGAACACCGCGGCGAAGAAGGTCCTCGGCGACCTCCAGCGGATGGGCAAGGCCGCCGGTGACCGCTACCAGGAGCGGGTCGCCCCGGTCGCCACCAACATCCTGCTCAAGGCCGCCATCGCCGGTGTCCTCGGCTTTGTCGCGGTGCTGGTCTCGATCATCGTCTCGTTCCGGATCGGCCGCCGCCATGTGCGCGACCTCATCCGGCTGCGCAAGGCCGCCCATGACGTCTCCGGCGTCCGGCTGCCGAGCGTCATGCGGCGGCTCGCGGCGGGCGAACAGATCGATGTGGAGACCGAGGCGCCCCGGCTCGTGTTCGGCCAGGACGAGACCGGCCAGGTCGGCCAGGCGCTCAACACCCTTCAGCGGGCCGCGATCGAGGCCGCGGTCAAGCAGTCCGAGATGCGCCGCGGCGTCTCCGAGGTGTTCGTCAACCTCGCCCGCCGCAGCCAGGTCCTGCTGCACCGCCAGCTGACCCTCCTGGACGCCATGGAACGGCGTACCGAGGACACCGACGAACTCGCCGACCTCTTCCGGATCGACCACCTGACCACCCGCATGCGCCGGCACGCGGAGGGTCTGGTCATCCTCTCCGGCGCGGCCCCCTCCCGGCAGTGGCGCAAACCGATCCAGCTGATGGACGTGGTGCGCGCGGCGGTCGCCGAGGTGGAGGACTACGAGCGGATCGAGGTGCGCCGGATGCCGCGGCTCGCGGTGGACGGCCCCGCGGTGTCCGACCTCACGCACCTGATCGCCGAACTCCTGGAGAACGCCACCGTCTTCTCCCCGCCGCACACCGCCGTCCAGGTGCTGGGCGAGCGGGTCGCCAACGGCTACACCCTGGAGATCCACGACCGCGGCCTGGGCATGGCGCCCGACCTGCTGCTGGAGGCCAATCTCCGGCTCGCCGAGACCCCCGAGTTCGAGCTGTCCGACACCGACCGGCTCGGGCTGTTCGTGGTCAGCCGGCTCGCTCAGCGGCAGAACGTACGGGTCTCCCTTCAGCCCTCGCCGTACGGCGGCACCACCGCCGTGGTCTTCCTCCCCGGGACGCTCCTCACCGAGACCGCCGACGGCGGCCGGGACGACGACGAGCCGGCCCCCGGCGCCTCCGTCGGCAACGAACTGGAGCACGCGGCCGGCAAGTTGGCCGCGCTGGCGCAGCGGCCGGTGCCGCGGCCCGAGCGCGAGCGGGACCCGGCCGTCATCGACGGACCGGTCGAACTCGAGGCACCGCTCGGCCCGGACGAGCCGGCCCCCGACGAGGAGGACGGCCTCTTCCGGAAGCGGGAACGCGGCCGCGACCCGAAGGGCCCCGCCGCACCGGCCGGATCGTCCTCGGCGCCGCGCGGTATCGCCCCCGTGCCGCCCGCCCCGGAGGGCGAACAGCACCAGCAGACCCGGGATCAGGCGCCCGGCGGGCCGGCCCCGTTGCCGCGCCGCCGGCGCCCGCCGGTGCTGGTCTCCGACCACGGCCGTACGGTCGACGACCGCGACGCCCGGCGCAGGCGGGACACCGAACGCCCCGGCCCCGACGGCTCCGGGCGTGCCGCGGACCGGCCGTCGTCGTCCGCCGCGCCCCAGGACCCGGCACCCGACGCCCCGCAGCGCGCCGGGGGACCGGACACGCCCGCGCCGACCACGTCCACCGGCCTGCCCCGCCGGGTACGGCAGGCCAGCCTCGCGCCCCAGCTCAAGGCCGACGCCGCCGAACCGGCCGAGGCGCGCGGCACCGTGCCGGCCGCGGACGACCGGGACGCCGAGGCGGTACGCGCCAAGATGGCCTCGCTCCAGCGCGGCTGGCAGCGCGGCCGGCGCGACAACGGCGAGGAGCCGCGCGCGACCGGTACGCCACCGCGGGGCGAGGACCCGGCCGCGGACACCACAGGCCCGGACCGCACAGGCCCGGACGCCCGTGACACCGTTGACCACGACGGCGACGTCACGGGCAGCACAGCACCACCAGGAACCACATCGGGAGGGGACGGTCCATGA
- a CDS encoding bifunctional 3-phenylpropionate/cinnamic acid dioxygenase ferredoxin subunit, whose translation MIPVCRIEDLPEGESVRIEIDDATPAIAVFRAEGGYYAVDDTCSHQDASLSEGWVEGCFVECPLHAALFDLRTGAPTCLPARRPVRTHQVDVLDGIIHVRPAVREEAVA comes from the coding sequence ATGATTCCCGTCTGCCGTATCGAGGACCTGCCCGAGGGCGAGTCCGTCCGGATCGAGATCGATGACGCCACACCGGCCATCGCCGTCTTCCGCGCCGAGGGCGGCTACTACGCCGTCGATGACACCTGTAGCCACCAGGACGCCTCGCTCTCCGAGGGCTGGGTCGAGGGCTGCTTCGTCGAATGCCCGCTGCATGCGGCCCTGTTCGACCTGCGCACCGGGGCCCCGACCTGTCTGCCCGCCCGCCGGCCGGTGCGCACGCACCAGGTCGACGTCCTGGACGGCATCATTCATGTACGGCCCGCCGTGCGGGAAGAGGCGGTGGCGTAA
- a CDS encoding IclR family transcriptional regulator gives MSKTSDTADDRSEERRGGAGSVQSVDRAVSVLEILAKLGEAGVTEISEELGVHKSTAFRILGVLEHRGLVEQERERGKYYLGAGVLRLAGAAAIRLDISQEGQPVCRALAEDTGETANIAVLDGDAAVNIMQARGSAAVTAYNWLGRRTPLHATASGKVLLAYLPAPRRETLVTRKLPRFTEHTLTTAAGLREQLTAALEDGFACTSEELEIGLNAVAAPVRAHDGAVIGAIGVSGPAYRMERQLLPELAERAAKAAADLSRRMGYPG, from the coding sequence ATGTCGAAGACTTCCGATACGGCAGACGACCGGTCCGAGGAACGGCGCGGCGGAGCGGGATCCGTCCAGTCCGTGGACCGCGCGGTGAGTGTGCTGGAGATCCTGGCCAAGCTGGGCGAGGCCGGGGTGACCGAGATCAGCGAGGAGTTGGGCGTCCACAAGTCGACCGCGTTCCGGATCCTCGGGGTGCTGGAGCACCGCGGGCTGGTGGAGCAGGAGAGGGAGCGCGGGAAGTACTACCTGGGCGCCGGCGTTTTGCGGCTGGCGGGTGCCGCGGCGATCCGGCTGGACATCTCCCAGGAGGGCCAGCCGGTGTGCCGGGCGCTCGCCGAGGACACCGGGGAGACCGCCAACATCGCGGTGCTGGACGGCGATGCCGCGGTCAACATCATGCAGGCCAGGGGCTCCGCGGCGGTCACCGCGTACAACTGGCTGGGCCGCCGGACCCCACTGCACGCCACCGCCAGCGGCAAGGTCCTGCTGGCATATCTGCCCGCCCCGCGCCGGGAGACCCTGGTGACCCGCAAGCTGCCGCGGTTCACCGAGCACACCCTGACCACGGCCGCCGGTCTGCGCGAGCAGCTGACCGCGGCGCTGGAGGACGGATTCGCCTGCACCAGCGAGGAGTTGGAGATCGGGCTGAACGCGGTGGCGGCGCCGGTGCGGGCCCACGACGGCGCCGTGATCGGCGCGATCGGCGTCTCGGGACCGGCGTACCGGATGGAGCGTCAGCTGCTGCCGGAGCTCGCGGAGCGGGCCGCGAAGGCGGCCGCCGACCTCTCCCGCCGGATGGGGTACCCGGGTTGA